The DNA segment CGGAAGATATTTCAACTAAGATCTTGGATGCGGTAGAAAGGGGGAAAGCACGTTTGCGAGAGCCTTTTATGGTGAAGCTGACCCCTTTTCTGAAAGGCATACTGCCGGCCAAGGCTTATGATTTTATAGCAGATAAAGTTTTTGGTGTTTATGATTCTATGAATACTTTTATTGGCAGAAAAACGGATCATTAAATGGACGGAATGAAATTGTTGGATCGACAGCGGACCTACTTCAGATCCGGTGCAACAAAGTCGGTGGATTTTAGAATTCACCAGCTGGAAACTCTGAAGAAAATGCTCACTCAGCATGAACAAGAGTTTAATCAGGCGGTGTACAACGACTTCAAAAAGCCTGAGTTGGAGATGTATGCTACGGAGATTGGCATTCTTTACAATGAAATCAGCTATGTGCTTAAAAAGCTGAAGAAATGGACCAAACCACAAAAAGTATCTGGGTCGTGGGTTAATTTTCCCTCCAAAAATTATACCGTAGCTGAGCCGTATGGTTCAGTGTTGATTATTGCTCCCTGGAATTATCCGGTTCAGCTGGCTTTGCTTCCTGTAGTAGGTGCAATAGCTGCAGGCAACACGGTAGTAATCAAGCCTTCTGAACTAACACCGAATACTTCGCGTGCATTAAAAGAAATCGTAGGGAAATGGTTTAAAGAGGAGTTTGTGGCCGTTGTTGAAGGAGGGGTAGAAACAAATAAAGAGCTGCTTGCTCAGGATTTTGATTATATATTTTTTACGGGAAGTACCCGGGTTGGCAAACTTGTGATGGAGGCTGCTGCAAAAAATCTAACACCGGTAACCTTAGAGTTAGGCGGTAAAAGCCCGTGTATTGTCGATGAAAGTGCGGACTTAGAAACAGCTGCTCGAAGAATAGCCTGGGGTAAATTTGTAAATGCCGGACAAACCTGTGTCGCTCCTGATTATCTTTTAGTTCAGTCATCTATCGAAAAGAAGTTTCTGGAAAATTTCGAAAACGCAGTCACTGAATTTTACGGTAATGATCCAAAGAAAAGCCCTGATTACCCGAGAATTGTGAATGAAGATCATTTTAACAGGCTTGTCGGCTATTTAGATGATGGGAAGGTGTTTTTGGGAGGTGATACTGATTCAAACGGTAGTTACATATCTCCAACTGTTTTGACAGATATAAGGCAGGGAGCGGAAATCATGGAAGAAGAAATTTTCGGCCCTATTCTTCCAGTGCTGACTTTTGATGAGCTGCCTGAGGCTATTGACATGATAAAATCAAAGCCCAAGCCATTAGCGCTATATCTTTTCACTAAGAAAACGGAAGCCGAAAATGCAGTATTAGAAAAATGCTCTTTTGGAGGCGGAGCAATAAATGATACTCTTGCTCACCTTGGGAATCATAATCTGCCATTTGGAGGAGTTGGAAGCAGTGGGATGGGAGCATATCATGGAAAGCGAAGTTTTGAGACGTTTTCACACACTAAAAGCATCATGAAAAAATCCTTTTGGCTGGATATTCCATTTCGGTATGCGCCATATGAAGGGAAGTTGAAATGGATAAAACGAGTTCTAAAATGAGTACAGAAACATTCAAAGCATTTTTTGTTGAAGAGGTATCAGAGGGTGAATTTTCGTCATCAATAAAAAGTATTCCCATTTCTTTTTTACCTGAACATGAAGTGCTTATTCAGGTTCACTATTCCTCACTGAATTATAAAGATGGACTCTCTGCCTCGGGGAATAAAGGGGTGACCAGAAATTATCCGCATGTTCCGGGAGTTGATGCGTCCGGTGTGGTGTTAGAAGATGCTTCAGGAAAATTTAAAGAAGGGCAGAAAGTGATTGTCACCGGGCAAGACTTAGGCTCTAATACTCCGGGAGGATTTGGAGGGCTTATTCGAGTGCCTGCTGATTGGGTTGTAGAACTACCCGAAGGATTGGACCTGGAAACAGCAATGACTTGTGGCACTGCCGGCTTCACAGCGATGTATGGGCTTAAGCGATTGCAGCGGGAGTTAATTTCACCCCAAAATGGTAAAATTTTAGTAACCGGAGCAACGGGTGGAGTGGGATCACTGGCTGTGTTCTTTTTATCGGAATTAGGTTACGATGTAATTGCGGCAACAGGAAAAATGGACGAGCAAGATTTTCTAAAAGACCTTGGAGCTTCAGAAGTTATTCACCGTGATGAGGTGACAAATGTTAAAGACAGCTTTCTGTTAAGCAGGGAGTGGAATGGAGCTATCGAAACGGTTGGTGGTAAAATGCTGGATGCCGTAATTCGGCAAACTAATCATGATGGAGCTGTAGCTTGCTGTGGTAATATTTTGGGTCACAATGTCGAAACGAGTATTTATCCTTTCATACTTCGTGGGGTGAGCCTGCTGGGTATCGATTCAGCTATTTGCAAAATGCCCATGAGGTTAAAGATTTGGCAATCTATAGCGGAACTAAATTGGGGAAAACTTCCACAAAAATATGCCAAGGTTGTGGGCTTGGAAGGTTTGCAAGATGAAATTGATCGGATTCTGCAAGGAGGCCAAACTGGAAGGGTAGTTCTAAAACACGACACAGATTAAATAAAAAAAGCCGACACAAATAATTGCGTCGGCTTGGTAGACATAAAAGCAGCGATCAAGCTACTTTATGTAGTTATGGGTATATGTTTGATCTAAAATTTTTATGCAGCAAACTGATTTTCGGAATCAAGACGGTGTTCAGCTTTTTGTAATGAGATGGAAAGGTCATCTTTTGAAACCGGCTTAAGCAAGAAGTCGATGAACTCAATATCCTTAGCCTGATTTACTATAAAGGAGCTGTCATCACCTGATAAAAAGATGACAGGAGCATCAAATTTTTGCATTCTCAGTTCGCGTGCTGTTTCAATACCACTAAGTTCTCCGGAAAGCTGGATGTCCATTAACAAAATGGAGGGATTATATTCTTTAACCTTCTGAAGGGCTTCTTCTCCACTTTTAGCTTTACCTACCACTTCATACCCAAGCTTGATTACCAGTTTCTCCTCTACTATTGAAAGTAAAGGGTCATCTTCTATGATCATTACTCTTGTCATGTCTGTCCTAACTTTTAAACCCACAACGTTAAAATTCTCTAACATTAATATATTAGAGTTTTTTAATAAAGGCAATGTCTAGTAAAATTATTTATCCTGTAGGGTGGTTAAGCTAATTTTAAATAAACTAAATATTAGGTTAAAACATGATTCTATTGCACATGAAAGAAGGAGATCAAAGCTCAATGAAGCTAAAAGAGCAACTAGATGATTTGGTTATTTCTTATAAAACAGAAATTCATGGTGCTGAAGAAAAGGGTTTGCCCTATATCGAAGAGAGTGGCAGGGTGTATAAAGGAGAGTCACATATAGAAAAATGGGTTGATGAGTTGAAGGCAGAATTAAATCAGCAGCGATCGCTTAGTGGGGATGGATGTTATATCAATCCTGAAACAGGGAAAGTTTGTTAACGGCTTATCATTCCTGAATTCGTTTTCCCTTTGGTTGATAAGGTATTGTCTCGTCAAGGAATAAAGCCTCGTTGATGACCTCACGAATTGTGTTTTTGGGGATTTCGTCAACCTTTTCAAAATCTACGCTTAACACTTGTTTTCTTCCTTTGCTCTCCAGCAAACCTTGCTCATTGGAAAGCTCGTATCCCCGGATAAAAGACAAGGAAACTTTGCCATTTTTAAGCGGACTTAGGTAGCACACCCAGGTTTTCTGATCATAGAATGGAATCCGATATTTAATGGATGCAGTAACCGTTGGGTAGGCCGTAAGCAGGTTATGAAAGTAAAGCATCACTTCCCGCTGATTTCCCTCGTGGCTTTCAATAAAATTTAAAACCACAGACATACTTGTCGCTTACTCTTCTAGTTGTTGTTCTAAAAGCCAGTTATATAAGTCATCGCCTCCATAAATACGTTTCCATGCATCATGCCCCATATCTTCATGAGTTGTGAAGCGGACATTAGTGTGCCCCAATTCTTCTAATTTATTGATCCCCGGATAGAAGTATTTGGTTCTGACAACTGGGTCTCTACCACCTGAAAAAGCCCATACCGGAATATCATGTTCAGCAATCGGTTCCATTAAATCTGGATGACCCCAGCCAACAACGGGTGCAATAGCAGCAAAACGGTCAGGATAGGAACTGGCTAAATGCCATGTACCGAATCCTCCATAACTAAGTCCTGAAAGGTAAACACGATTAGAATCTGCTCTGTAATTACCAAGAACATGGTCAATCATACCCATTAGATCCTGATCTACTTTATCCCAGCCATTTGGCAGGGTAACATATTCAGCTAGTTCACTTTCGGCACCATCCATTGTTTCGGGGGTTCCAAAGAAAGGTTCTCTGTCTGGCAAGCCCTCCTCCAGTCTGCGAGGGATAGTAGTTGTATCTCGATCATTCAGGTAGGAAGTTGTTTCATCCATTCCAAACATATGAAGCTGAGGTGAAATGATGATAAAAGGAAGGTCTTTCTTATAAGCCCAGGCTTCCATCAAAGGTCCGTGTTTTAAAACGAAATCAAGCTCATTTTTGCCATTTCCACGCTCTCCATTTCCATGTAAAAAGAGCAGTACGGGCCAGTCCTTATCCGAGAATTCATATCCGTTGGGGAGATAGAGGTAATAGTCCCGCTCCTCTCCTTCAATTTGACTTATGTAGGATACTCGTTCAAGTTTATCGGTTTGGCATCCCGTAGAAAATAGAGTAACAATGAGCAAAGTTGATAGAACTACCAGGTGGTAAGCAGGTTTCATGGAAGTGACATTATATATTATCAATGGCTAGCAATATAGCAGAAAGAAAATTAAAGAGATGCTCGCCATTGATTAAGTTCAGAGAAGGCTTCAACCATCCCGGATCCATACCAGCTAAACCACTCACCATTAACCAGTTTTATCTTTGAATCAGGACAAGCCTTCTTTAATTCTTTCACATGCTTTTCTTTGAAAGGGAAAGGCTCACTGCTTAACAAAATTAAATCAGGATTCTTATCTGCCAAATCCTTCAATGTGGTTTTGGGATATCTTTTGCTCAGCCCGTACACATTGTTGAGATTATACTTGTGAAGGACATCATGAATGTAAGTGTCGTTTCCTATCGTCATCCATGGATCTTTCCAGATTAAATAAGCTGCAGAAAGTGTTTCTGTTGAAGGTCGGTCATTAAGCAAGCCGGTAATCTTTTGAACTAGACTCTGTGCAAGATCACTTACTCCAAGCTTTTCGCCCAGAGCACTAATTTCAAGAATAGCATCCTGAATAGACTCAATTTCAGTAACCCTCACTTCAGAATACTTCTCCAATACCTCAATGTCTTCTCTCCGGTTTTCCTCTTTGTTTGCGAGGATGAAGTCTGGCTTTAGTTCGACAATTTTTTCCAGGTTAGGGTTTTTTGTACCCCCAATAATCTCAATATCCTCCACTTCACCTTCAGGATGAATACAAAACCTGGTTCTTCCAATAATCTGGTCTTTTAACCCCAGGTCTATTAACAGCTCGGTGAGGCTAGGAACTAAACAAATAATGCGTTTGAAGGGCAAGTCAGGCATAACGATTTATGATGTTCTCAGCCTGGCGGCAGTAACTCCCGCCAAATAAATTAGCGTGTACTAAAATCGGATATAAATTATAGATGGATACCCGGCTGTCAAATCCTCCGGAAAGGGGGAATTGTTCGTTATATCCTTCATAAAAGTTAGCCGAAAATCCACCAAAAAGGCGAGTCATAGCAAGGTCCATTTCACGGTGACCATAATATACAGCCGGATCATAAATGCTAACTCCACCGGATTTTGTAAACATGAAATTTCCACTCCACAAATCGCCATGAAGTAAAGCAGGCTTCTCCGTTGGTAGAATGGAGCCTAGTTTTTTATAGAATCCTTCTACACTTTTAAGGATGGGGCGTGAAAGCTTTCCGGACTCAATTCCCATCCGAACCTGAGGCTCAATCCGCTCCAAGGCAAAAAAGTCGAACCAGTTGGAGTGCTTGGTATTTGATTGAGGAAGCTTGC comes from the Balneola sp. genome and includes:
- a CDS encoding aldehyde dehydrogenase family protein, which encodes MDGMKLLDRQRTYFRSGATKSVDFRIHQLETLKKMLTQHEQEFNQAVYNDFKKPELEMYATEIGILYNEISYVLKKLKKWTKPQKVSGSWVNFPSKNYTVAEPYGSVLIIAPWNYPVQLALLPVVGAIAAGNTVVIKPSELTPNTSRALKEIVGKWFKEEFVAVVEGGVETNKELLAQDFDYIFFTGSTRVGKLVMEAAAKNLTPVTLELGGKSPCIVDESADLETAARRIAWGKFVNAGQTCVAPDYLLVQSSIEKKFLENFENAVTEFYGNDPKKSPDYPRIVNEDHFNRLVGYLDDGKVFLGGDTDSNGSYISPTVLTDIRQGAEIMEEEIFGPILPVLTFDELPEAIDMIKSKPKPLALYLFTKKTEAENAVLEKCSFGGGAINDTLAHLGNHNLPFGGVGSSGMGAYHGKRSFETFSHTKSIMKKSFWLDIPFRYAPYEGKLKWIKRVLK
- a CDS encoding oxidoreductase, giving the protein MSTETFKAFFVEEVSEGEFSSSIKSIPISFLPEHEVLIQVHYSSLNYKDGLSASGNKGVTRNYPHVPGVDASGVVLEDASGKFKEGQKVIVTGQDLGSNTPGGFGGLIRVPADWVVELPEGLDLETAMTCGTAGFTAMYGLKRLQRELISPQNGKILVTGATGGVGSLAVFFLSELGYDVIAATGKMDEQDFLKDLGASEVIHRDEVTNVKDSFLLSREWNGAIETVGGKMLDAVIRQTNHDGAVACCGNILGHNVETSIYPFILRGVSLLGIDSAICKMPMRLKIWQSIAELNWGKLPQKYAKVVGLEGLQDEIDRILQGGQTGRVVLKHDTD
- a CDS encoding response regulator; translated protein: MLENFNVVGLKVRTDMTRVMIIEDDPLLSIVEEKLVIKLGYEVVGKAKSGEEALQKVKEYNPSILLMDIQLSGELSGIETARELRMQKFDAPVIFLSGDDSSFIVNQAKDIEFIDFLLKPVSKDDLSISLQKAEHRLDSENQFAA
- a CDS encoding alpha/beta hydrolase, yielding MLFLHGNGERGNGKNELDFVLKHGPLMEAWAYKKDLPFIIISPQLHMFGMDETTSYLNDRDTTTIPRRLEEGLPDREPFFGTPETMDGAESELAEYVTLPNGWDKVDQDLMGMIDHVLGNYRADSNRVYLSGLSYGGFGTWHLASSYPDRFAAIAPVVGWGHPDLMEPIAEHDIPVWAFSGGRDPVVRTKYFYPGINKLEELGHTNVRFTTHEDMGHDAWKRIYGGDDLYNWLLEQQLEE
- a CDS encoding ketosamine-3-kinase; this encodes MIPEEIIEQLQSKLNVEVASQKSVHGGDINQAGKVELSSGKTLFVKWNDSAPSDMFEAESQGLKLLNSAESGIEIPSPLLVTESFLVLEWVEEGGGKSTSSLEFGKKLGRLHKSTSDYFGLDYDNYIGKLPQSNTKHSNWFDFFALERIEPQVRMGIESGKLSRPILKSVEGFYKKLGSILPTEKPALLHGDLWSGNFMFTKSGGVSIYDPAVYYGHREMDLAMTRLFGGFSANFYEGYNEQFPLSGGFDSRVSIYNLYPILVHANLFGGSYCRQAENIINRYA